One genomic segment of Hypomesus transpacificus isolate Combined female chromosome 5, fHypTra1, whole genome shotgun sequence includes these proteins:
- the LOC124467865 gene encoding thrombospondin type-1 domain-containing protein 1 — protein sequence MPQGSVSPLPFLLALLGYAMAGLHLWPSLHVALSNASVFIDYSTERNDTVECNTTLSLVDTETNTTVLTRNLPSNQSEGRVEFNCSCFLYAGTFRFRLEQTRYVIVHNTNGSDTGSRKVATLWWSPELKVEWPTIHIAVERSSNQSGSFQVGISTNEHFQSCSSGFGSALYLEVSYLEFNQIGRNSIDKVRARTRLPIKALHSQTMELACAFPFTERDFVTVALRSTHTSQDVKTSGPLYLSRIFSYKLLVNNPQAYRTGCEGTVSVRLITPPCAHINGKVRLYRDGPPGGRGASGSPGGTGTGAGLDGPDDPSSPILAFKWLTHGENETEFNCSVFDPGRNKYCFRFVLNFSRSPSPAQTCLVVHRSAETWGPWQAWSMCSVSCGEGVRERVRACLLPSGGGGLQCTGMMKEQSLCSLDDCAVLAPPTPSNAPTPAGVSLLGGNLVVIAGISLCLAVILATVLVTVWRKLCRAPPCSSVRRASMHSPGGRKLSDEASICGHSLQRPSLSESQGQGALGLGLAQAGSSPLGCQALPQSLVLPPAQDPDRLSPSGQKVLPPIFGYRLAQHQLKEMKKKGLKEATQVYHVSQSPVHDTLLETTATPTAASTPTPAGLTSPGPTPSPVTLDLQEEANLSGFRITVPFPEAWAPPRSSHTLPDRLSPRVELVLGAPTAGYASGGSAKRRDRTADWVEMVERSSLGGLRGGGAGGGPYQRNPNFRRTLSFHDTKPQPLPLASSRPYRERSLTQVAPRTLPEGSCKTRGAWENQAYPPYHSYSIPEQGPADWARSPAKAPGDNRRRPWLETSGPALTSDTKHTGTNTSAATSMTELAGKAEVRGGMAWLRGGGRGGGGGGGTSGIGGPGTRGDGAHLGVERAEQKWSRRGPSPIQRNILARKLKEAQSCSQTSGPRGRQRSSTFSVSASEQRKSRCRSLPLSGDYSSSGSPYGLSEEEQRMLDLDLAYLGEEDYSPGHT from the exons ATGCCACAGGGCTCCGTCTCGCCACTGCCATTCCTGTTGGCGCTCCTGGGATACG CAATGGCTGGACTCCACCTTTGGCCCTCACTCCACGTAGCCCTTAGTAACGCCAGCGTGTTCATCGACTACAGCACGGAACGGAACGACACGGTGGAGTGCAACACCACGCTGTCTCTGGTCGACACGGAAACCAACACCACTGTCCTGACCAGGAACCTCCCCTCCAACCAATCAGAGGGCAGAGTGGAGTTCAACTGCTCCTGCTTCCTGTATGCCGGAACGTTCCGCTTCCGACTGGAACAGACCAGATATGTTATAGTCCATAATACCAATGGGAGTGACACGGGCAGTAGAAAAGTGGCCACCCTGTGGTGGAGTCCAGAACTGAAGGTGGAATGGCCCACTATCCACATTGCCGTGGAGAGGTCCAGTAACCAATCAGGTTCCTTTCAG gtaGGTATCTCCACCAATGAGCACTTCCAGTCGTGCTCCAGCGGATTCGGCTCCGCCCTCTACCTGGAAGTGAGCTACCTGGAGTTCAACCAGATCGGCCGCAACAGCATCGACAAGGTCCGCGCCCGCACGCGCCTCCCGATCAAAGCCTTGCACTCCCAGACCATGGAGCTGGCCTGCGCCTTCCCCTTCACAGAGAGGGACTTTGTCACCGTGGCCCTGCGCTCGACCCACACCTCCCAGGACGTGAAGACCTCGGGGCCTCTGTACCTCTCGCGGATCTTCTCCTACAAGCTGCTGGTGAACAACCCCCAAGCTTACCGGACGGGCTGCGAGGGGACTGTTTCCGTGCGTCTGATTACGCCGCCTTGCGCCCACATCAACGGGAAGGTGCGCCTGTACCGGGACGGGcccccgggggggaggggggcctccGGTAGCCccggggggacggggacgggggcgGGGCTGGACGGCCCGGacgacccctcctcccccatcctggcGTTTAAGTGGTTGACGCATGGGGAGAACGAGACGGAGTTCAACTGCTCGGTGTTCGACCCGGGCCGGAACAAGTACTGCTTCCGCTTCGTGCTGAACTTCAGCCGCTCGCCCAGCCCGGCGCAGACCTGTCTGGTGGTCCACAGGAGCGCAG AGACCTGGGGTCCGTGGCAGGCGTGGAGCATGTGCAGTGTGAGCTGTGGGGAAGGCGTGAGGGAGCgggtgcgtgcgtgtctgttgCCCTCTGGGGGCGGCGGGCTGCAGTGCACCGGCATGATGAAGGAGCAGTCGCTCTGCTCTCTGGATGACTGTGCAG tgctggcccctcccaccccctccaacGCCCCCACCCCGGCAGGGGTGAGTCTCCTGGGGGGGAACCTGGTGGTGATAGCCGGCATCTCCCTGTGCCTGGCTGTCATCCTGGCCACCGTGCTGGTGACCGTGTGGAGGAAGCTCTGCAGGGCCCCTCCGTGCAGCTCCGTACGCCGCGCCTCCATGCACTCCCCCGGGGGCCGCAAGCTCTCCGACGAGGCCTCCATCTGTGGGCACAGCCTCCAGAGACCCAGCCTGTCGGAGAGCCAGGGCCAGGGGGCGCTGGGGTTGGGGCTTGCCCAGGCAGGGAGTTCGCCGCTGGGCTGCCAGGCTTTACCACAGTCCCTGGTTCTCCCTCCGGCCCAGGACCCCGACAGGCTGTCTCCTTCAGGGCAGAAGGTGCTGCCACCTATCTTTGG CTACCGCCTGGCCCAGCATCAGCTGAAGGAGATGAAGAAGAAAGGTCTAAAGGAGGCCACCCAGGTCTACCATGTCTCCCAGAGCCCCGTCCACGACACGCTACTGGAGACCACCGCAACACCCACCGCCGCCTCCACCCCAACCCCAGCAGGGCTCACCTCCCCTGGGCCCACTCCCAGCCCTGTGACACTGGACCTCCAGGAGGAGGCGAACCTCAGCGGCTTCCGCATCACAGTCCCCTTTCCCGAGGCGTGGGCCCCACCACGGAGCTCCCACACCTTACCGGACAGGCTGAGCCCCAGGGTGGAGCTCGTCCTGGGGGCCCCCACGGCGGGGTACGCCAGCGGGGGGAGCGCGAAGAGGCGCGACCGCACAGCCGACTGGGTGGAGATGGTGGAGAGGAGCAGCCTgggggggctgagaggagggggagcgggagggggCCCCTATCAGAGGAACCCCAACTTCCGGCGAACCCTAAGTTTTCACGACACCAAGCCCCAGCCCCTTCCCCTGGCCTCCTCACGGCCTTACAGAGAAAGGAGCTTGACTCAG GTGGCTCCCAGAACCCTCCCAGAGGGCAGCTGCAAGACCAGGGGAGCCTGGGAGAACCAGGCCTACCCTCCCTACCACTCCTACTCCATCCCAGAGCAGGGGCCCGCCGACTGGGCGAGGAGCCCAGCCAAAGCCCCTGGGGACAACCGGAGAAGACCGTGGTTGGAGACATCGGGTCCCGCTCTTACCAGTGACACCAAGCACACGGGGACCAACACTTCAGCAGCCACCTCCATGACTGAGCTGGCCGGTAAAGCAGAGGTCAGGGGAGGGATGGCTTGGCTGAGGGgcggtggaagaggaggaggaggaggagggggaacctCTGGGATTGGTGGGCCGGGGACACGTGGCGACGGAGCCCACCTAGGAGTGGAGCGGGCGGAGCAGAAGTGGAGCCGCCGTGGCCCGTCCCCCATCCAGAGGAACATCCTGGCCCGCAAGCTGAAGGAGGCCCAGTCCTGCTCGCAGACCTCCGGCCCCCGGGGGCGCCAGCGCAGCTCCACCTTCAGCGTGTCGGCCTCCGAGCAGAGGAAGAGCCGCTGCCGCTCGCTGCCCCTGTCGGGGGACTACAGCAGCAGTGGCTCCCCCTATGGGCTgagtgaggaggagcagaggatgcTGGACCTAGACCTGGCTTACCTGGGGGAAGAGGACTACTCACCTGGACAcacctga
- the fgl1b gene encoding fibrinogen like 1B, translating to MSLLLLVLFCQVMASADFFTQGPCELELEELRRSVRSLENTLLIGAWKIDHMRRHKLFGLPHPSMHQPDPAPDSEPKTNRHRNTTEDFIRGPQSPHLTAGNLIVHDKDCSELYDRLRPVSGFYRIRPRATLEPFLAYCDMEDGGGWTVIQRRRRGRVNFNRDWVDYRDGFGEFKLWNDEFWLGNELIHSLLEEGENLMKIDLTDWTGEKSHSTYNNFRVADEKDKYRLSFGQYSGRAGDALSGGSNMMEQWSASQGGMYFSTRDQDNDRFLQGSCAQENQGGWWYNRCHAANLNGKFYRGGEYKAKFDNGVVWGTWKGLWYSLRHTTMKVRPRLFLDSSLGSGAGPDG from the exons ATGTCGTTGCTACTTTTGGTACTGTTTTGCCAAGTCATGGCCTCTGCGGATTTCTTT ACACAGGGCCCCtgtgagctggagctggaggagctgaggcGAAGCGTTCGGAGTTTGGAGAACACGCTGTTGATTGGTGCCTGGAAAATCGACCACATGCGTAGACACAAGCTCTTCGGCCTTCCACATCCCAGCATGCATCAGCCTGACCCAGCTCCTGACTCAGAGCCCAAAACAAACCGACACCGCAACACGACAGAAGACTTCATAAGAGGACCACAAAGCCCACATCTCACAGCAGGAAACCTCATCGTCCATGATAAAG ACTGCTCCGAGCTGTATGACAGACTAAGGCCTGTCAGCGGCTTCTACAGGATACGACCCAGAGCGACCCTGGAGCCGTTCCTGGCCTACTGCGACATGGAGGACGGTGGCGGCTGGACGGTCATTCAGCGGAGACGCCGCGGGAGGGTCAACTTCAACCG AGACTGGGTTGACTACAGGGACGGCTTTGGAGAGTTTAAGCTGTGGAACGATGAGTTCTGGCTGGGGAACGAACTCATCCACTCTCTGCTGGAGGAAG gtgAGAACCTGATGAAGATAGACCTGACAGACTGGACTGGAGAGAAGAGCCACTCCACGTACAACAACTTCAGGGTCGCCGACGAAAAG gataAGTACCGCCTATCCTTCGGTCAGTACAGTGGGCGTGCGGGTGACGCCCTAAGCGGGGGCTCGAACATGATGGAGCAGTGGTCTGCCTCCCAGGGTGGAATGTACTTCAGCACCAGGGACCAG GACAATGACCGCTTCCTGCAAGGCAGCTGTGCCCAGGAGAATCAGGGGGGCTGGTGGTATAACAG gTGTCATGCTGCCAACCTGAATGGAAAGTTCTACCGGGGAGGGGAATACAAGGCTAAGTTTGACAATGGCGTGGTGTGGGGGACGTGGAAGGGCCTCTGGTATTCCCTCAGACACACCACCATGAAGGTGAGGCCCCGGCTCTTCCTGGACAGCAGCCTGGGCAGTGGAGCAGGGCCGGACGGATAG
- the tpte gene encoding putative tyrosine-protein phosphatase TPTE isoform X1: MSSVHFSPGSDSKEVNGIDNIDKMGDAKVEIDDGKDVREDPDTMYFLIRRKITPFVMSFGFRMFGIVLIIVDIVLVIVDFSLAKSAHVGDILEAVSLAISFFFLFDVLLRIYVEGFRVYFSSTFNIIDACIVIITLVVTMIYTFTELTGASLIPRVVTFLRALRIVILVRLFRLASQKKELEKVTRRMVSENKRRYQKDGFDLDLTYVTDRIIAMSFPSSGKQSFYRNPIGEVARFLDAKHEDHYRVYNLCSEKGYDPKFFHYRVERVFIDDHNVPSLEDMLKYTANVREWMAADDKNIIAIHCKGGKGRTGTLVCTWLIDSDQFDSAQDSLDYFGERRTDKSHSSKFQGVETPSQSRYVGYYEVMKSKFNRQLPPPQSLKIKSLRIHSIAGVGKGNGSDLKVKIIVRKELVFQCVCAKQENCKVFPDVGSNAVVISLQDGPVVSGDVKVMFESSAGLPKGYEDCPFYFWFNASFIEDNRLFLSREELDNPHKAKTWDLYKEDFGVTVTFTAPE, translated from the exons atgtcatCTGTTCATTTCAGTCCAGGGTCAGATTCCAAAGAAGTTAATGG AATCGACAATATCGACAAGATGGGCGATGCTAAGGTGGAGATCGACGATGGGAAGGATGTGAGGGAGGATCCTGACACCATGTACTT TCTCATCCGGAGAAAGATCACCCCTTTTGTCATGTCGTTTGGATTTCG TATGTTCGGGATTGTGCTGATCATAGTGGACATTGTGCTGGTGATCGTGGACTTCTCTCTGGCCAAGAGCGCACACGTGGGAGATATTCTGGAGGCAGTGTCCCTCGCcatctccttcttcttcctcttcgaTGTTCTGCTGCGCATTTACGTGGAGgg GTTCAGAGTGTACTTCAGCTCAACGTTCAACATCATAGACGCCTGCATCGTCATCATCACCCTGGTGGTCACCATGATCTACACCTTCACTGAGCTGACTGGAGCCAGCCTCATACCCCG ggtGGTGACATTCCTGCGTGCTCTGAGGATCGTGATCCTGGTGAGGCTTTTCAGACTGGCGTCACAgaagaaggagctggagaaggtcaCCCGGAGGATG GTCTCGGAGAACAAAAGACGTTACCAAAAGGATGGATTCGATCTCGATCTGACCTACGTCACAG ACCGCATTATTGCTATGAGTTTCCCCTCTTCTGGAAAGCAGTCTTTCTACAGGAATCCCATTGGA GAAGTTGCCAGATTCTTGGATGCCAAACATGAAGACCACTACAGAGTCTACAACCTGTGCA GCGAGAAGGGCTACGACCCCAAGTTCTTCCACTACCGGGTGGAGAGAGTGTTCATCGACGACCACAATGTCCCCTCGTTGGA GGACATGCTGAAATACACGGCCAACGTAAGGGAGTGGATGGCTGCAGACGATAAAAACATAATTGCCATTCACTGCAAAGGAGGCAAAG GAAGGACGGGTACCTTGGTGTGTACCTGGCTGATTGACAGTGACCAGTTTGATAGTGCACAG GACAGTCTAGACTACTttggggagaggagaacagacaaGAGTCACAGCTCCAAGTTCCAGGGCGTGGAGACTCCCTCTCAG AGCAGGTATGTGGGCTACTATGAGGTCATGAAGTCCAAGTTCAACAGACAGCTGCCTCCTCCACAGAGCCTGAAGATCAAGAGCCTTCGTATCCACTCCATCGCTG gtgTTGGAAAGGGGAATGGCAGCGATCTGAAAGTGAAGATCATAGTGAGGAAGGAGTTGGTGTTCCAGTGCGTGTGTGCCAAACAGGAGAACTGCAAG GTGTTCCCTGACGTGGGCAGCAATGCGGTTGTCATCAGCCTGCAGGATGGACCGGTGGTCAGCGGAGACGTGAAGGTCATGTTTGAGTCCAGCGCT GGTCTGCCTAAGGGCTACGAGGACTGCCCCTTCTACTTCTGGTTCAACGCGTCGTTCATAGAGGATAACAG gctGTTCCTGTCCAGAGAGGAGTTGGATAACCCCCACAAAGCCAAGACCTGGGACCTGTACAAGGAGGACTTTGGCGTCACCGTCACTTTCACAGCGCCTGAATAG
- the tpte gene encoding putative tyrosine-protein phosphatase TPTE isoform X2, with protein sequence MGDAKVEIDDGKDVREDPDTMYFLIRRKITPFVMSFGFRMFGIVLIIVDIVLVIVDFSLAKSAHVGDILEAVSLAISFFFLFDVLLRIYVEGFRVYFSSTFNIIDACIVIITLVVTMIYTFTELTGASLIPRVVTFLRALRIVILVRLFRLASQKKELEKVTRRMVSENKRRYQKDGFDLDLTYVTDRIIAMSFPSSGKQSFYRNPIGEVARFLDAKHEDHYRVYNLCSEKGYDPKFFHYRVERVFIDDHNVPSLEDMLKYTANVREWMAADDKNIIAIHCKGGKGRTGTLVCTWLIDSDQFDSAQDSLDYFGERRTDKSHSSKFQGVETPSQSRYVGYYEVMKSKFNRQLPPPQSLKIKSLRIHSIAGVGKGNGSDLKVKIIVRKELVFQCVCAKQENCKVFPDVGSNAVVISLQDGPVVSGDVKVMFESSAGLPKGYEDCPFYFWFNASFIEDNRLFLSREELDNPHKAKTWDLYKEDFGVTVTFTAPE encoded by the exons ATGGGCGATGCTAAGGTGGAGATCGACGATGGGAAGGATGTGAGGGAGGATCCTGACACCATGTACTT TCTCATCCGGAGAAAGATCACCCCTTTTGTCATGTCGTTTGGATTTCG TATGTTCGGGATTGTGCTGATCATAGTGGACATTGTGCTGGTGATCGTGGACTTCTCTCTGGCCAAGAGCGCACACGTGGGAGATATTCTGGAGGCAGTGTCCCTCGCcatctccttcttcttcctcttcgaTGTTCTGCTGCGCATTTACGTGGAGgg GTTCAGAGTGTACTTCAGCTCAACGTTCAACATCATAGACGCCTGCATCGTCATCATCACCCTGGTGGTCACCATGATCTACACCTTCACTGAGCTGACTGGAGCCAGCCTCATACCCCG ggtGGTGACATTCCTGCGTGCTCTGAGGATCGTGATCCTGGTGAGGCTTTTCAGACTGGCGTCACAgaagaaggagctggagaaggtcaCCCGGAGGATG GTCTCGGAGAACAAAAGACGTTACCAAAAGGATGGATTCGATCTCGATCTGACCTACGTCACAG ACCGCATTATTGCTATGAGTTTCCCCTCTTCTGGAAAGCAGTCTTTCTACAGGAATCCCATTGGA GAAGTTGCCAGATTCTTGGATGCCAAACATGAAGACCACTACAGAGTCTACAACCTGTGCA GCGAGAAGGGCTACGACCCCAAGTTCTTCCACTACCGGGTGGAGAGAGTGTTCATCGACGACCACAATGTCCCCTCGTTGGA GGACATGCTGAAATACACGGCCAACGTAAGGGAGTGGATGGCTGCAGACGATAAAAACATAATTGCCATTCACTGCAAAGGAGGCAAAG GAAGGACGGGTACCTTGGTGTGTACCTGGCTGATTGACAGTGACCAGTTTGATAGTGCACAG GACAGTCTAGACTACTttggggagaggagaacagacaaGAGTCACAGCTCCAAGTTCCAGGGCGTGGAGACTCCCTCTCAG AGCAGGTATGTGGGCTACTATGAGGTCATGAAGTCCAAGTTCAACAGACAGCTGCCTCCTCCACAGAGCCTGAAGATCAAGAGCCTTCGTATCCACTCCATCGCTG gtgTTGGAAAGGGGAATGGCAGCGATCTGAAAGTGAAGATCATAGTGAGGAAGGAGTTGGTGTTCCAGTGCGTGTGTGCCAAACAGGAGAACTGCAAG GTGTTCCCTGACGTGGGCAGCAATGCGGTTGTCATCAGCCTGCAGGATGGACCGGTGGTCAGCGGAGACGTGAAGGTCATGTTTGAGTCCAGCGCT GGTCTGCCTAAGGGCTACGAGGACTGCCCCTTCTACTTCTGGTTCAACGCGTCGTTCATAGAGGATAACAG gctGTTCCTGTCCAGAGAGGAGTTGGATAACCCCCACAAAGCCAAGACCTGGGACCTGTACAAGGAGGACTTTGGCGTCACCGTCACTTTCACAGCGCCTGAATAG
- the tpte gene encoding putative tyrosine-protein phosphatase TPTE isoform X3 yields the protein MVIIGMPIGMFGIVLIIVDIVLVIVDFSLAKSAHVGDILEAVSLAISFFFLFDVLLRIYVEGFRVYFSSTFNIIDACIVIITLVVTMIYTFTELTGASLIPRVVTFLRALRIVILVRLFRLASQKKELEKVTRRMVSENKRRYQKDGFDLDLTYVTDRIIAMSFPSSGKQSFYRNPIGEVARFLDAKHEDHYRVYNLCSEKGYDPKFFHYRVERVFIDDHNVPSLEDMLKYTANVREWMAADDKNIIAIHCKGGKGRTGTLVCTWLIDSDQFDSAQDSLDYFGERRTDKSHSSKFQGVETPSQSRYVGYYEVMKSKFNRQLPPPQSLKIKSLRIHSIAGVGKGNGSDLKVKIIVRKELVFQCVCAKQENCKVFPDVGSNAVVISLQDGPVVSGDVKVMFESSAGLPKGYEDCPFYFWFNASFIEDNRLFLSREELDNPHKAKTWDLYKEDFGVTVTFTAPE from the exons ATGGTGATCATTGGGATGCCTATAGG TATGTTCGGGATTGTGCTGATCATAGTGGACATTGTGCTGGTGATCGTGGACTTCTCTCTGGCCAAGAGCGCACACGTGGGAGATATTCTGGAGGCAGTGTCCCTCGCcatctccttcttcttcctcttcgaTGTTCTGCTGCGCATTTACGTGGAGgg GTTCAGAGTGTACTTCAGCTCAACGTTCAACATCATAGACGCCTGCATCGTCATCATCACCCTGGTGGTCACCATGATCTACACCTTCACTGAGCTGACTGGAGCCAGCCTCATACCCCG ggtGGTGACATTCCTGCGTGCTCTGAGGATCGTGATCCTGGTGAGGCTTTTCAGACTGGCGTCACAgaagaaggagctggagaaggtcaCCCGGAGGATG GTCTCGGAGAACAAAAGACGTTACCAAAAGGATGGATTCGATCTCGATCTGACCTACGTCACAG ACCGCATTATTGCTATGAGTTTCCCCTCTTCTGGAAAGCAGTCTTTCTACAGGAATCCCATTGGA GAAGTTGCCAGATTCTTGGATGCCAAACATGAAGACCACTACAGAGTCTACAACCTGTGCA GCGAGAAGGGCTACGACCCCAAGTTCTTCCACTACCGGGTGGAGAGAGTGTTCATCGACGACCACAATGTCCCCTCGTTGGA GGACATGCTGAAATACACGGCCAACGTAAGGGAGTGGATGGCTGCAGACGATAAAAACATAATTGCCATTCACTGCAAAGGAGGCAAAG GAAGGACGGGTACCTTGGTGTGTACCTGGCTGATTGACAGTGACCAGTTTGATAGTGCACAG GACAGTCTAGACTACTttggggagaggagaacagacaaGAGTCACAGCTCCAAGTTCCAGGGCGTGGAGACTCCCTCTCAG AGCAGGTATGTGGGCTACTATGAGGTCATGAAGTCCAAGTTCAACAGACAGCTGCCTCCTCCACAGAGCCTGAAGATCAAGAGCCTTCGTATCCACTCCATCGCTG gtgTTGGAAAGGGGAATGGCAGCGATCTGAAAGTGAAGATCATAGTGAGGAAGGAGTTGGTGTTCCAGTGCGTGTGTGCCAAACAGGAGAACTGCAAG GTGTTCCCTGACGTGGGCAGCAATGCGGTTGTCATCAGCCTGCAGGATGGACCGGTGGTCAGCGGAGACGTGAAGGTCATGTTTGAGTCCAGCGCT GGTCTGCCTAAGGGCTACGAGGACTGCCCCTTCTACTTCTGGTTCAACGCGTCGTTCATAGAGGATAACAG gctGTTCCTGTCCAGAGAGGAGTTGGATAACCCCCACAAAGCCAAGACCTGGGACCTGTACAAGGAGGACTTTGGCGTCACCGTCACTTTCACAGCGCCTGAATAG